NNNNNNNNNNNNNNNNNNNNNNNNNNNNNNNNNNNNNNNNNNNNNNTATAATTAAATCAATCAGGTAAACGAGTGACCACCGTTAAACTAATAACCAAGGTTTTGAAAACCGGACAGATCATCAAACCGCTCTAGTCACTGGTTTATTGGTTCATTAATCCAACCGATTCAACCGGTGGTTCAACCAAAAAAAtcgttttagaataaaataataaataaacatcctaaaatatcttccaaatttaaaacactacacaaaaatcatcaaccaaattcatatgatcttatcaaaatacaaactcaaaagttaaatagtaaaaaaatatctaaatattaaattttgactTTGAGGGTTAATAGGATCACTTAACACCTTAGATTCTAAGTTAGAAATGTGAGGAGATAAAGgattatcaatttcaaaagaaTGTCGAGCTAGTTCAGTGAGAAAATGTTGATCATTCTATGGTATTATGCTAACTGAACATAAACCTGAACCTTGCAAGATGACCTTTTCGGTTTAATCTTAGGCAGAGTTGCATTCATCTGTTGTAAGAGATCGATCTCTCTTAGCAACAGATTCTTCTTGCCGAGCAAGCCATAAACGGGATCTAGTGTTGTTTCCAAGTTAAGGGGGCTGAAAGGTTCATGGTGAAGACCTGcatacaacaaaaaaaaaatggaatggTCAATGATAAATTCTCCTAACTAGTGCGCAAAAGAATCCTCCCAATATAAAATCTCACTCATCTAATCGGTGGTCCTTAGATATGGTGTAAATTACAATTCATGCTATGGCAagtgaaatttttgaattagaAGTTTTAAGCACAACATTCAGAGGCTTATATCATTAATCAAAAGGAAATACCACATTCTATCCATATCATACCTTGTTATTTGCAACAGCATGTTCAACAACTAATTGAATGGAATCTGGAGATAAAGTTAGGAAAAAGCCAGCAATGTAGTAATACTTGGCTTTTTCAACTGTTTACACACAAAACATGAACAATAACAAATGTCGGTCATCAGGACTATTCAGATATAGAGATATAAAGGGGTCCAAACAAATAAACTGGGTACCTAATGCCCAATTTTCTGGTCTTTTCAAATGCTCAGACTTGTAGCAATTAGCAGCTGCTAAGTTGGCAACAAGTGACCTATATTTAGAAGCAATCAATAGAAAGCTTCAGATAATTGTCTTGCAATCAAGCACATATAAAGCCAACTACCTATACACTTTGACTCTCCTTCCActaccatcatcatcattcatcagtTTATTTATATATGGTATTGGCAGGTAGCTACCCTACTCATTCAGCAACAACCaacatttgatttgatttccaTTTTTAGCATTCAGCAACAACCATTACAAAACAGCAGCATAACAACAACAGTGTCATAACAAAACAGCagcataacaacaacaacagatTAACAAGTCATTAATCACAAattccaaattcaaaacacttatCAGTGATCACACAGTGCCACAACAAAACAGCAGCATAACAAGACCAGCAGCTTAACAAGTCACTAATCAGAAattccaaattcaaaacactgaTCAGTGATCGCAAAATCACAGTGCCATAACAAAACAGCAGCATAACAACAACAGCAGCACAACAAGGGGAAAAGAACAATGAAAGTCACAAAAGAAATTAGTAATCCTATTCCTATTTCGTGCATTTAATTACTCATAAACAAAACTCAACTCCACCTGAATTCTTAATTTAACCTTGGTCTTATGGAATCATAAAAAGGAATACATTACATTGCTCTTTCTTCTAAAATTcaagcaaaaacaaaaaggaatgGTTTTAGTAGTTTAGTACCTGTTTCAGCATTCGAACAATGTACATTGATTCAAAACTCATGTTATTCTGTTGCATTGTTCTCTAAGGAATCCAGTGAACCTTAGGGCTTCCAACCCCACAACCTCCACACCCACTTTTCGCATCACTTTGCCATTTAAAACCGTAAAACAAACATTTCAGACAAATCCCTGACTGCAACAGATGGCGACAAACAACGGCGACAACACGACGGCCGCCGAGCTGGAGGAAGAAGCGGTGCGCCTGCGACTGGTGACTGCGAACAGGTCGAAGACTTGGAGAACTCCCCTGACTGTGACGCACGAACACTCGAGGAGACAAGCCCCTGACTGCGACGGACGGCGGCAAACACGGCTCCTCCCTGCAGCGGTGGTGGCGGCTAGGGTTTTTCCCGGGTTGAGGCAGGGCGTGTTCTGCTCGAAGGAATAAGGAAGGAGATGGAGAAGCGCGTTTTGTTTCTCCCCATAAAGCGCAAAACTGTGATGTTTTATCCAAACCGGCCGGTTTCTGCCCGGTTCAACGGTTCACATCCGCTTTTATAATTTCCGGTTTTAGACATCAGACCAAACCGTTTATGTCTCCGGTTCGAGGTTGAACTGATCGGACCGGCCGGTCtggtccggttttcagaacattgcTGAATACTATTCAATAGGTCAACACTGTACAAACAAAATGCAATTCTAATCATTTAATAAGTTAATACTGTACAATCTTACAACTGAGTAGCAAGACCTCTTCTACAATTAAGCTCAACCTAATCACCGAAACAAACCTTCTCAAAACATaacaattatcaaaatttatcacAATCTAAACTCAAGCTCAACCTAATTACTGACCAAACCTTCTCAAAGCATaacaattatcaaaatttatcacAACTAAACTCATCTAACAAACAGCTCAAAACTCCAGGCCATCAACAAACACCAACTAACATAGGCAACAAAGATCAAAGATATcatcaaattgaaaaataaaataaaacaaaataacctTCACAAGAGTTATGGATTTAAGGTGAATCGAAGAGCTTCATCTAATATGTCTTCTCCATGAATCCTAAGATGTGAAGCTCCATATAAGCTTAAGAGTCCCTCGACATCTCTGGCAAATTTTTCATTGAAATTAATAGCATAAAACAGCAGGTTAATACTATCATCCATAACTGAAATTAATAAATcattcacaaaattaaaaacagcagCAGCACTGCCAGAAAATTAATAGCAGCACAAAATTAATACTACCAACAGCATTCAGCAACAAAAATTATCATTCAGCAACAAACagcatttgatttgatttccaTTTTAGCATTAAGCAACAAACATAACAAAACAGTAACAAGTAATCCCTAACAATTTATCAATAACAGTAACAATTTATCCCTAACAAAACAGTAACAACTTATCAGTAGCAATTTATCATCAATCAATAAGCCAGTAACAGAGTTAATCAATCAAGAGCAGGCCAGAACAAGCCAGAGTAGTGAGCAAAGCCAATCAACTAAGAACAAGCACTAAGCACTGACAGAGCATCCAATCTCaagcacaaagtaaaaaaagaaaacagcaACGCATCActtaatcaataatcatcaagcattgaaaacaaaaacactAGAAACGACTATCACTGACCATCGAAGAACAAGCACGAAGAGGGTTTGATTTCTGAAcagacaataaaaaaaaacacgaAGAACAAGCCACTAGCAGTGAGCATTGACCTTCGACGGACGACGGAGAGCTGTTGAGCGCGCGGACGACGGCAACCAGGCGATTCGTGAGAGCGAATAGGGGATGGAGAGCGAACAGGGGTTGGTGAGATCGAAGTAGCGAACGCCGATAGCACGAAGACGGAAGTTCTTGAGTGCAACGGAGGCGGCAGCAGCAGTTTCTCACTCCGACAGACGGTGACAAGATTGGTGAAGGCTAGGGTTTGCTTTCTTTGGTGGAGCTAGGGCATTTGCTGAAGGAAAGAGTTGGAGAAAGGACTGGTAGGGGAACAAAGGCGTGCAATTCCTTTTCTTTCAACGAAGGAAGGAAACGGCGTCGTTTCTTATAAATCGGCCGGATTCCAGTCCAATCTGACCGGCCGGTTCTTAGCCAGTTCAACAGTTCGTATTCGGTTTTTAAAATAGCAATTTCTATTAGTAAACCGAATCGTTTGCGCTGCCAGTTCACGGTCAAACTAGTTTGACCAACCAATCCGATccgattttcagaacattggatccgattttcagaacattggtATTCAGTGATTGGAATTGCATTGTTATAGATGGTGATTTTCTTATGGAATGACTAAGTTTTTATTAGACtactatttataaattatttattattttattattaaatggtTAGACCACGATTgaatcaatgaatcaataaacCAATAACTAAATCGGTCGATGAACGGTCCGGTTTTCACGGTAAGCACACCTATTTCGGAAGGTGCGCCACAAATGGAACCTCATTTCTTAGTTACATAAACATAGTTTCACATGCACTCATCAGCATAGTatcttaatttcaaataataaatttatcgcattttataaaattttcaagCTTAGTAATAGGATTTTAATAGTAATGCTTGACGAAATCTCTTACATAGTTTTACCTCCGGGCCCGGGAAGACTAGAACATGTCAATTTAGAAGGATATGTaagaattatttaaataaaattagcaTGACTACAAAATTGGGAATATAATTCAACACTTCATTCACATCAAAACTCCTTCCACATTATTAAGGGCTCTTTTTACCAACTTAAACTTCTGATTTAGATCTTTGTTGAATTTGACAATGTACTCTCTACCGAAGAATTCAATGCCTTGTCGAAGACCCTCGAGTTCAGGGGCCACGGCCACACGTGTGAATACATTCCAGACAGTGCTATCGGGGTACTCGAAGATGGCCTCAAACAGCATGCGGAAATGCATAACTCTTCTGGGGGATAACAGGTTGAGATCACTGAGCTCCACAGTCTTCAACACGGCAAGGGAGAGGGTGAAAGAGGAAACCATTTCAACCACAAATTTGGCAAGGTGCATTGACCTCATAAGCTGCATTGAATCAAGTTCCTTAAAGTGGTCCCAAATGCAAAACTGCAAAAACGGTAGGGTAAAAATGAGTCATAAATTAATATGAAGTGCTGTTATGATAACATTAATCAAGCAAAATAATGCAATTCAAATTCGATATCCAAAGCATTTGAGAATTCCTCAGCACTATTTTGTCACAACTGTGCAAGCACCCACATTGGTGCAACTATTGATCACAGTCAAATAGTTTCTCATAATCACCTACCTCTTGTCATATTTTCCATACAGAAAAGCAATATATAGTTCTGTTTCAAATTAGCATTCATACCAGTTTTATAACAAGAGGAACATTACCTGCAGGGTAAACTTGTGATTTTTGTCATGCTCGCACAACTTCGTCGCCAGCACCGTATAATACTTGTTAAAAACTTTCTCTTGCAAGCAACACTCGAGAAGAACCCGCATTATATCTCTGTCCTGTAGCATTAAGAAAATAGATACGTCAACATGGAGGGTCTCATAATTGAAAGAACACAGTTtagtaaacataaaaaaaaggctGACCTGCTTCCCAGGTAATTCCAATCGAAGAAGCTTCTCAAATGCATCAATATAGTCCTCACCACTCATTATTATACAGAAGATTGCTCTTCTGGCatctgtgttcatcttttgtGCAGCAGCAAGCTGAAGCATTCGTTGTGTTTCAAGAACATCTTTGTCTATTCTGTTAGCAACTTCTTCAACATTATCTGTTGCAGAAGCCAAATCCCCAGTTAACCACCACTGACCCTTCTTATCAGGATCAAGTAACTTGCTCCATTTAAGACCTCTAAGTAAAATGTCATCCACTCTTAACTGGAAATAACACAAATGAAACAGAAGTCACTGGgaatgaagaaaagaataatcaCCAGgaacacttttcttttcttcacatcttttaaaaataaaagtcttaaaataaatttgttcCCCGCGCCAAAAAAGTAATTATCTTTTACAAGTAATATCTACAAAGAAAGGTgattgaataataaataatgccACATAAGAATGCAACCTTCTGCAACCACTTCTTAATCCGAGTGTGGTGTGCAGGGTCCTCCTTTTGTcttttcttgttgttcttgatgtCACATATGGTTTCAAGCATGAACTCCATCTACAAGTGTTACCAAGTAATCAGTGCTGAACTATGTGCAGAAAAACCAGAAAAACCACTtctctaataataaaatatagcaTGCTCACTCTTTTACTATTTCCCTTTTCATGATTATCTCTGGAGGAAGCCTTCAGGTCATTTGTTGTCTTCTGAACACTAACgataaaatttttcatggaaaTTGGATCATCAGCCCTAATTTTCATTCCACAACCTATAAAGACCAATGGAATAAAGATAAAAGTCAGATATGGTTCATCCATTGGGAATTTCTTATAAGAATATCTAGAGAAGTACATTAGTAACAATTATAAATTCACATAAGCAAAGGAGATAAAAGGATTAAAATATAAGACCAACCCCAAAGACCGAAGAGAATAAACAGACAATGGTAAAATTACATTAGGTCATCAAAATTACACATACCATCCCTCTATTTGACCAGTATACACTCACCTCTCCTCTATTATGTCATTACACTGAATTTGTATTAAAACGAGGAGAAAAAAGGTCAGTTTTAACACCCCCCACAATCTCATTATGCATAGAGAACACATAAAGATAGAATAATAACTATAAAGATTCTTGTTCTTTTAACATTGTTATTTAAGGGTATTTTTCTTATTAGTACACTGGTGACACACACATGTATAAGGATCTGTTAATTACATTAACACCAGAGGACCTAAGTGTACTGTTTAGACGTGCAGTTGGCATAATACAAGGGAGGAGAATGTATACTGGTCAAATAGAAGAATGGTCAAGTAGTTTTGATAAATCTTAAAGGATGTGAGCGCAATTTACCAAAGATACAACAAGTCAACCaccacaaacaaattaaaacaaatacaaGAGCGAGAAATTAGATAAGAAAACTCCAAGTGCTCAATACACCTATGGAATATTTCATAAGATGCATGTATGGCTTGTAGAATAAAAAGTTGGTCAAATGTGTCAAAAATGCTTCTGAAGAGTGAAAAAGCTTAAATTTTGACTTTAAAATCTGAAAATTTATAGCATTCAGTCCcttaggctgcgtttgtttactAGGGCAGAacacagagacacaaaatcgtGTTTGACAGATGAGACATGGACAAAGACATTGGATTCAGAGACACTGAATTaatgtattttgtgtccatcctgaCAGAAACACTAACAAGagacacaatttatttttatattttctttcattattattgttaatttttcataattatattttttattattttatttttcatctcaaattttttggatgaaaaaagatgagaataaattggattttcataatttgttctaatttatcaccaaacagaatacaagaATACAAAATTGTGTCTCTATCCTTTGTGTCTTGTTCTCAGTGTCTGTTCTCAGAAACAAACGTAACCTTAATGTCAAATTGTCCCACCTCCCCACGAAACAACAAACAAACTGCAGAGGGGGAACATTACAAACTAGAAAAACACCCAAGGGAAAAACAGAAATCTTACACTGTAGGACTGCCAATATGATAGAGACATCTATCTCGGTCAAACGCTTGCTCAACATGACTAGAAAGTCATATATTAAATCACTAAAGCATTAAAGAAGATATCTGTCAGGGTACAGTTAAAAATCACTTAATACTTCAAAATGCTTGGTGCAGTATACCCACCTAGAACAGACCCCAAATATGCATAAATAGGATAAGAGAAGTGTAAGATTCCGCAGAGAGAGATTATCCTCTTTAAGGTACTCATCCTGGAATGAAATATGTGAAGATTATAAACTACAGTCAGTCTGCACAATACAATGAGGCAACAAGGGTGATCTGATGaagaaactaaaactaaaaaagaatatatatatataatcagcATGTTGGACTTCTTTTTCAAGCATTACCTCAAAGCATTTGGCAAAGGATGCCATAAACTTTGCACTGAAGTCAACACCAACTAAACAGGCCATCCCTGCAACAAATGCAGCAAAAACAGCAGCGTACCTTCACCAAAAGAGGAAGAAGGGGAGAGGGATGTCAATTAAACTAAAAGCAACATTGTTCAGTATTCAATGTAAGATCAAAGAGGAGGGATCTGACATACTCAAGGACTGAACACGACATTATGAATTAGTATTATAATATTTGAAgtagaaaaatatatgattctaaactcaaaatatgaaaataatttgtccTAAACCAACACCGATTTGTGCACAACCTTTTcctttcaatcatatatttctTCTAAGTTCTACAAAAAACATTATCTGCCTTTTTCCCACTTCTGTGCTGGGTACTCTAGCAGTAAGGCTATAACTAAATTTGAGTATTTGACTGAAGCCCTGTACAATGAATTTAATGGcttaataatatttatctctTCATTTAAGGCTAAAACTGAATTTGGTTCAGGAtcttcatttattattattatcatcattattatttgaaaatttttcatcgATAATACAATGCTTCccaatcaaattattttaaatacagAAACAACAAATCCACCAAATAGGGTAACTATAATAGAAAGGCTCAAATGCTTAACTGTTCATTGCCCCGTGGCCCACCTGAGCATGATGCCAAAGCCTCCTCAATCATAATGTGTGAAGCAACACTACGTGCAACAGACTGGAAGAGAATTGCATCAAAACTGTTATGGTATAGATTATAGAATAGTACAACTTCTTACGTGGTTATATATTTCATAGAAACAACTTGTCAAGCaaacaaaaactaaataaacaaGTTAAATGATTGGGGTAGCAACTACACTGTGCATTAGTACAATATGGTGTAATTTGAAGCATACACAAGGGACAATGGAGCAGTTCAGATGCTTTGACAGTGGACATCCATTCTTTACATAGAGAAAATCATCAAGACCcttgttttttttctaaaaaaaaagcCAACAGAAACAGCGACAACATATTCTACTTATaaggaatattttttttaccagAATTTCAACCTTCAAGCTAGAGTTAGCAGAAGATCTTTTGACCCTTTACCTTTAAATATTCCAAATTTGAAAAG
This portion of the Arachis duranensis cultivar V14167 chromosome 6, aradu.V14167.gnm2.J7QH, whole genome shotgun sequence genome encodes:
- the LOC107494405 gene encoding uncharacterized protein LOC107494405; protein product: MPQTEAEKSRRELRKESRLAKNASKHQSWLHHQKSRAIKRSKDDSDRKTKTNFEQPVSTSFEEKEGLGFDSDSEKHVTPEENVVSVAICGSDAKKMKKLKKGSKGSSKKKSGKEFFGLDADIAAKKDLELERKLSKKLKVKEGKLRGLDDGLNILLEGMLPAMDLFGEEDTHGASELPKKRLKKSLLSKKRKEEILPNEGMEAETINGVFELMRTSDQDGALGDVADCGTVRKKHKKRKLLRQEQEDNVVDDDVCISNTVESVAMEVASEAMEVASEHVSAEVPAKKEKGKYIAPHLRARAGNEPEEHTQIRRRIRGLLNRLSESNVESITGELSAIFQSVARSVASHIMIEEALASCSGGPRGNEQYAAVFAAFVAGMACLVGVDFSAKFMASFAKCFEDEYLKEDNLSLRNLTLLLSYLCIFGVCSSDLIYDFLVMLSKRLTEIDVSIILAVLQCCGMKIRADDPISMKNFIVSVQKTTNDLKASSRDNHEKGNSKRMEFMLETICDIKNNKKRQKEDPAHHTRIKKWLQKLRVDDILLRGLKWSKLLDPDKKGQWWLTGDLASATDNVEEVANRIDKDVLETQRMLQLAAAQKMNTDARRAIFCIIMSGEDYIDAFEKLLRLELPGKQDRDIMRVLLECCLQEKVFNKYYTVLATKLCEHDKNHKFTLQFCIWDHFKELDSMQLMRSMHLAKFVVEMVSSFTLSLAVLKTVELSDLNLLSPRRVMHFRMLFEAIFEYPDSTVWNVFTRVAVAPELEGLRQGIEFFGREYIVKFNKDLNQKFKLVKRALNNVEGVLM